gtGCTTTAAAGACTTTTTAAATGTTAGAGTAAGTTGGGTAAATATGGACCACCCTTATCTTTTTCGtgaataaaaatgtatattcaaAGCTATTCAATTCGttttttatttcgaaatttttagaaaatattgcGAATTCAGTTGCAATAAGAAAgagtcaataaaataaaatatataaaagatattATTAAAAAACGTAAGGCACTTCAAATTTAGCCATAGCAAAAATGTGCGGATAATATGGACGGACCATTCCGTGTTAAATATGGACTACGGTGGTCCATATTAAAATGAGTTTAGGAGCAGCAAAATTCGCAAATGAAATATTCTTTTTCGTTTCCTGAACAAAGTTCATGTGGCCACATTGCGAGGATGTAGACGGTTCCTAAGAAATAggttcaattatattaatattttggTCTGATTCCGGCAATTGATCAGTGTATGCAGGTGATACAGAAGTTTGATTACTGTTTTTTATGCTGCCTACGGGTGCTTCAACTTCTTCTGATGCCAAAAAGTCATGGTCGTTAAATATTTGACTATTAAGGGTTAGTTATATTTACAGTGCATTGCACGACAAAACAGTACATAGCATGTGAAACATAAACGTGATTATACTTTACGTAGCGTACATAGACTATGACTGACAAGGGCAAGTACATACACAAATAAAGTTTGTATGTAAAATATACACAACCACAACCAAGCAATATGTGCTACTCTGAGAGTGATGCTCATTTTTCCACTCTTTGCAAAAACAATGTTAACAGCACGGGGAGTGAGAGTCGCGCGCATAGCACATacatgaaaatcaaaattcaacagacttccatGCAATGCAATGCACTGCATAGTCTAATCAAGTACACGCAAATCTCATTGAACAGATATTGTTTGTGAGAGCAATGTTGCTGTGCCCTGCTATGCTATGTAAGTATAACTGACCCTTTAAAAGTGTATATTCCGGTTGAAGAAAACCCTTTGACAGCTGTTTCACCACTTTGAGCATTCATGTACGCTCGACCAAATAGTTCAATAATGTCATATTGAGCCAATGCTTTTGCATGATTTATAATCCAACACCTGATTTCCTTGGTCAAATattatatatcaaatatatagAGAATGCGCACGTGATTTTTTCTAGCTAGCTCTATGATTTCAATGTTTCTTGTATGACTTGCTTGGCCATCTAACATTAGTAATACCGGAGATGATTCAGAAGGTTTAACTACTGAAAGTAAGTGCTTGAACCACTTGGTGAATAAATTAGTTTGAACCCATCCAGAGGGATGATTAGCATGTATGGATCCAGGAGGTGCTCCTTTCATTAAAAGTGGATTGTCTCTTTTTCGGGGAAAAATTAACATGGGTGGTATGAACGATCCACCTGCGCTCATACATAAAATGGCTGTAATGAAAGATCTTCTTTCAGCTGAAGCAAGGGAACGAATTTTCTTCCTGCCTTTCAGAGCCGAGTTCATCAACATTATAAATAATATTGAGGGAAATTTATATGTTTCCATCTCCCTTTGTAGCAGTTCAAAGAAAATTGCAACATTTTCTGTAGAAAACCCCTTTGCTCGAGCTACAGATGTACTGGTTGGTTGACGGAACGATAAAGACGGGTGGCCTCTAAGAAACAAACGCAAGCAATCTCTTCCTGATGTTTCCTTCGCTAGAGAAAAGGGGTTTGGTAAACTGTTTTTAGCGCCACTTTAAAAGCTAGTGATCTTATATCATTGCTTTAGACCGAACAATTTCGCCTCCATGAGCAATATATATTCCACAAAAGAATCTTCAAGTTCTGGAGGCAAAACTGGTTTCCTTCCTAGCTTAGCTGCAACAACTTCATCATTAGGTCGTCCATCATCAGCAAATAAACGGCGCAATGTGGTTTTAGGTACATTATATTCCTTCGGCGGCTTCAGGAACCCCAACTTCTTCATTTTTACATCCGTGATTGCCTTAGTCATATTCTTATTGCTCCACGCCTATCGTTTTTTGGAATCTTGAGTCGGATTTGAAGTCATTTTAATCCttcaaaagaaaagaaagaacattactcgtattaataaaaagttgtaaaatatGGCCTACTGGTTCATATTATCAACATCGTAATGGGCCATATTGTCCGCATTAAGTAATTTTCCAAACTTTTACATTTTTCTACAGATTACGAGTtgttcattaaaatttaattccACTTccagaaatatatatttattcactacacttttaacacgataacacatatttttcaattaaaattaaagagaaaaaaaCTTACGAGAATGCACCAAAAAAGTCTTAAGTtatcacaaaaaaatattttctaatgtATCGCGCACATCTGAGCCACTACACTGATTAAACAATACTATGTGCGCTGTGACGAAAAATGTACGAAATGAAGTCACAACGTGGTTTCTTGGACTTGCGGTTCAGAGTATATTAATGTGggccatattaaaaaaaaaaaaaagcaactgTCTCATTTTGATTTTTCCCAAACGGATTGAAACATCTACCGTCGactcatcgagtgctgcaccctcctttgccaacgaACCGCCCATTCGTTAGCTTCTATCCCTTTATagccgggaacccagtatagagcGAAGTCTCcctaatgcttctttgcattccatgACACTTCTTGATTAAGCACTCTATGAGATGATTGCCTTGATCGccgcttgactatcaatatattgAGGCGAACATTAGCAGTTCTATACTTCACTACAACAGTAAAGTAAGCAACTGCACATACATGCAAACAGCGAAGAGactatttcacatacacacatgtaggtATCACCTAAGAGCATCCCTGCAAagaatgcgattagtctaggatgaatccgggacgagtcgcaaaggagtatgcgaccaatgccagttttgatctctttttatgagttgaactgttcccttttgtttgagaaTGTGCTATAAAGAGACTACCCATATATACCCATATATATGTACCCATATATACCCGAATGGGAACggtaggaccaatcccctttgtactcATATGGGGACGAATGAAAACTTATCGGTTTTCTCATCAAAAAGTcttagttttcgtatggtacgaggtaatgtacattttaaacgcaatattAAACTTGCAAAAAAATTGCAGATacatttatgtaaaaaaattattaagtcgccaactcattccaagagatatgggtcGACGAAAACAGAACATATGGTTCAAGTCATTTAGATCCTGTATAGGGCTCcccattttttcttaaataattcgaaccAATcacctataatattttttatttaactcacttcgttgccgcttctttatgtttcttaaaatgggctacttAGATTTCAACCAAGCTAATCCCAACTATACCCAAACGCAAAAGAGGTCAATTGGAGACCAgtctctttagggattagtcgcactattttttgcaggaataagttattactcacacatacacacgcacataactagaagacaaaagtgaataccagatacataaaggagaaataaataagcataaataAGTAGAATGTTCGCGAAAGGTCTAATCCCTAGGAGAAATGTTTTAAGACCATTAAAATTTGTCtccattttttacatatttccagTACTGCAATGGTGGGGACTTGGCCGATTATCTCGCAGTCAAGGGCACATTAAGTGAAGACACCGTAAGACTTTTTCTAATTCAACTGGGTAagatatttaattattataaaaaactcAGTAACCGATGTTTTTATATTAACTTGTGCAAGGAGAATCATGTTAAAATCTTAAACCGAAAAATGgctgtattttttatttaatgctTTGCCTTGTATTAATCTGTTAAAGCTGGCGCCATGAAAGCACTGTACACAAAGGGAATTGTTCATCGTGATCTCAAACCGCAGAACATTTTACTATCTCACAATTATGGTAAAACTTTGCCGGCTCCATCAAAAATCACATTGAAAATAGGTAAATTTTAATATCGAAAAacaaatatatgcacatatgtacatgtatgtgtatgtaaatcTAATATTCACGTCTATCGGTATCCTTGTTTCAGCGGATTTCGGTTTTGCTCGTTTCTTAAATGATGGCGTTATGGCAGCTACGCTTTGCGGATCTCCGATGTATATGGTGAGTGTTGATAGTATTCAATATAAATATGAAAGATTGGGCATAAAAATGGATTTATTTGAAGATTGAACTTCTAAAGATGTTCGTAAAAACGAAGTACAAGAATAAAAAGTTCAGTAAAAACAGGACTCACCATAAACCTTTCATCTATGGTTCAATGAGTTGTCCCTTTTTTTACTGATCATGTTTTTATTCTTCGTTTTTACGGATATGTTCAATATAAGTtctttttaatttacttttaaatttaatcAATTTTTCATTGCCGGCCGCTCATTTTTTCATAATCGTTAACTTATTTTCAGGCACCAGAAGTTATTATGTCTTTGCAATATGATGCTAAAGCTGATCTCTGGTCCTTGGGTACTATTGTGTATCAATGTCTGACTGGCAAAGCACCATTCTTTGCGCAAACTCCAAATGAGTTGAAAGGTTATTACGAGAAAAACTCCAACTTGGCGCCAAAGTAAGAACCTTAAGAAGGCACTATTATATAAACAGATTCAACTCGAAATTTTGTATTTCTTGGGTTATATTTAAAAtgtttgtcattttttattttatgttcttTTACTCCGGTCTTGATTTTATGGCTTAGTGAAAATTTTAGTTAGTCGCTATTCGTAAAATTAAGAATCTCCCTTTTTGGGCGGAATGCCCTATactaacaataaaatttatgtttttcttgTTCTACAGAATACCAAGCGGCGTTTCACCAGATTTACGCGATTTGCTTTTATGTTTGCTGAGGCGCAATGCGAAAGAAAGAATTTCATTCGAAAGCTTTTTTAGTCATCGATTTTTACAGGGTAAAAAAATAACCACATCTGTTTCGCCTAGTAAGTTAAAACCAATTTAATGGGCCTAAGTATAAATGTATGCAAGATTGTAGTACATAcattgaaagaaaaagactggtaaaatcaaggactacgggtcaattcaaccgaaatttctgtaaatttttatacatcgcaacaagatgttgaatcaactgcgcacaaatcgttgattcgtaattgaccgttttagtagtcacataaacaaaaaaaaaagttctttcgttatactttacccatagttttattaaattaccaattattactgtcgctctaaggATACCAATCAGAACTGTTAATAACTGTTCAGTTCATTCGAAATAACtagcgtaaactgttaaattaacagtttttattgtcgaaatgacactgacagtgaaatctattgaaataacagatatttctgttttttctagattaatagcgtaaattttacatcaacagagttttctgttcatacctatgacattaatacctgtggaaaaaataaaagccggataaatatgtatatatttaaacttacttagttttttttttatttgtataaattacacataagtacatttcatttctaatgattttattgctatatttagtaatattaattaaaataataataacttaaatctgaattcaaataaataaaacttctTCCGATTTTCCATcgaaagctttgtacgaaagtttttttataatttattaaatttatagttttgaacttcgcagtagtcacgaaactgattctcaattctttcagttgcagctcattccCAATTtttttctctcgcatgtagagttgccacacttggTTGTTATAGAAAgtaaagttatagaaaagtaaaaatCAAATCGCGGGAAGGTAATTCAACACTGGAGttactttacatgtaattcggccaGTTTAATTaccgtaacactttattttgaaacgattccaaaacaactcaaacttttatgctgtcggaaacgtTTAATGTTGATGataaaaggatgttttttttttattatcttattagattcgttcgcgtgagtgaaaattcgtaaaaacttgaaaaaaatgttactaactttggaaaaatcgtCTTCGttcgaacaaaacttttgcaacacgagggtgcaattttgcatttccattggaggagaagttgaaaaattgtaccagataaataggtgtcccggtatcgcataattttttgcggtgttatgcacagtaaattcaaaaaaagggtttttttcgttttgaaactgaaaaactagttttttgttgttttcccaatttgtgtgttttctCGATTTGGTGGTTTACTTATTTTggcgttgtttttttttaaacaagtggcgccgtcgtcataagtacaaagtagagagcgcagtgagcgcaaaattctctttgaaatttgttcaTGCGTTGACGGTTGATGGCTGTTGAAATGACGAGTGAGATCAGTTgtattaacagaaaaatcagtcagactgattaggaatctgtcaattttacagaattttgttaacttaagagcgacaatttctcttctgttgaaatcactaaactaatttgttccctTGACAGAGAACTCGgtcaaattaaccataattcgataaatttccCCAAATCTCCGttaacagaaccgatttgttgattttactagcccCACTTCTACTGAAAATAAAACCAATATTTTACAAATTTACTAACATCATCaaatttgtttatgttttcaGCTGATGTTCCTCCGCAATTAAGTTTAGGTACAACTCCACCAACCAAGACAAGAAGTCCACTGCAGCAACTGCAGCAGCCTGGTGAGAGCGAAGCTGAGGCTATTATTGGACAGCCAAATGAGAATGCAGGTACTCTTCGTTAAATCTTTAAAATATGAAATGGAATATCATATTTATTCTTAGTATCCGTTGTAGAAAATGCTGCTATTTGTGCCACTATAACAAATGTTGGTGTGCTGTGTGATAGCGAAAATAATAGCGTGTCATCTGGCTCCCCTGACGACTCTGATGATTTTGTTTTGGTACCCAAAAACCTTCCAGAGGATCAAAATGTCATCGAATATGAGAAGAAGTATGTCAATCAGAAACAGAATGCTACCTTAAACAAGCTTAAACGTTAATATTTTTCCCAAATCAGGCACTCAGCCGCATGTCAAGCTGCACAAATACCAAATCAATCAAGTCCACCACGGCCAAGTAGTCTACCAATATCAGAACCAAAACCAGTTCCCGCCCCTTCACGTCGATTCTCAACAAATACTGGCGAAATCGGTGCAGGCATAAATGCTTCCCCATCTGGTGTTAGCAATGTTAATAGCGATAAAGGTCAACGCACACGCTCTAATAATCCAAATGATGCTGTAGTGGTTTCTTCACCAAAACAAGCGATTGTCGGTATTGGCGGACAACAGTTTCCTCGCTCTCAGCCTATTAGCGTTCAACAACGCGCTGAACATCGCAAAACAAGCGTTAGTAGTGATATTAATTCAATTTCGCCTCCAGCTGTACAGTTTGCAATTGGTACACCACCAGCACGACGGCGTTCTGCATCTGGCAGTTCTCTATCAGAGACGCCACCACCAAGTGCGCCATGTACTTGGCAAGTAAGTCCTGGCGCACAAACACAATCACCACTACGACGATCAGGTCACAGCTCACCGGTTCTTCCGTCTGCATTGGCCAAATTACCAACATTGGGCAGTCCAACATTGATTGTTGCTCCAGGTTCAGTTGGTTCGGTAGGATCCGGATCAGAAAATAATAATCAGCATCATGTTTTGGGTCCCAGAGCTTTTACATTACCAGAGTTAGGTGCAACGGGAGGTTTGCAAAGTTTATTAGATACAGCTAGCAGTCGAGCCAACGGTGGAGAAGGACATCAACTTCACACGTTCCATGCACCTGAACTGTCAGAGGAGACACTTATGGATCGTGAACATAATGAGACACTTtccaaattaaattttgttttggcGCTTACTGATTGTATACAAGAGGTTGCCGACTCACGTTGTGCTCCACTATCGGCACTTATGGCTGTAACCGCAACCTCGAATGATCAACAGACTATACCGCCACATGCACCGGAACATTGTAAACGAGCTGAACGTTTGGTTCTTTTGGTGCGTGCTTTGCAGCTTCTATCAAGTGGTTTGAATTTGGCGTCCCAACAACTACGAAGTGGAAATTTAAAACCTTCATCAAATGTAAAGAATGGTGAGTTAGCATAagcatgtaatttgttttcttatttaaCTTAGGACTCTTTTAGTTAAAATAAGTTGCTTATTTCACAAACTTTcattgatacaaaaaaaaaacagctaataAGCTCTACATCTTTGTGCCATTTTAACACCACTGATAAGGTCTTTTCTGTTGAATTTTTTTGTCAGAGCAAATTTACATCGGTGGACAAAAATTTCGAACTGATTAATTCAAACTCCAAACTATTTAGTACCTTCTTATGAAGCTTCACTCTTTTCTCGCGTATGTagcatgcatatatgtacatatatttctcgAGTTCAAtatgttgaaacaaaaaaaaaatatttgtttatttgttgagTTCATGTATGACACCTttagaaaataaatatgaaaatgtaGATTATCCTTCTGTACTAATCATAATTGTAAATCTAtgaaatattattatatatataacggTTATATCATCTAATGTTGTTTTGAACAGCTTTACTGACAATGAACTCCAAATATCGTTCAATTTTATTTGAGTCGAAGAAATTAAATGGATCTGGTTTGCTACAAAAAGCCAACGCCTTCAATATAACAGCAGATAAAATCCTTTACGATTATGCTTTGGATATGGTGTGTCTGTTAATATTAAATATGAACATATCGTATAATGTATGATATTTTTTTGTAGTGTCAAGCTGCGGCCTTGGACGAATTGCTGAGTAATACGAAAAATTGCTTTGAACGCTATAATACGGCACACATACTGCTGCATTCATTGGTTCAGAAATGCAACCATCCACAAGATAAGATGTTATTGAATAAATGTATGACtgaatagatttcatataatatgcgaaaaaaaaaaaattgtttaaactttTCTTTGTCTTCAGATCGCGATGCAGTTGAAAAGCGTTTAAATATTTTGCAGCAACAAGGTTATATATATGTGACTGATGAAAATTGATAAAGCCTTCCGTATAGTGATTATTAGTCAGCAGCGAAACCACAAAATGCTTCGATGTTCCAATTGCAACTGAAAGCGTTTTCGTTGCGTAAAGAAACAATAAATATGTAACCAATATATTTGATCCTCATCTGCACTTGTATGTATGGGATTAACCACAGAAATACACACATGAATTGCAacaaaatagaaacattttttttaggaaTGATTGTATCTGTAAGATACACATTCAATTTTGTAAAGAGCTTAACTTGTTTAATTGCTCTccattttgtttaaatattatttacgAAGCACGTCATTAACTTAAGTATGTCGCGactatttgtttaaatttaaaatatgccACAAACCATCTTTGGACATTATGATCAACATTCCCGAGACATCGTTCACGCTgacat
The Eurosta solidaginis isolate ZX-2024a chromosome 5, ASM4086904v1, whole genome shotgun sequence DNA segment above includes these coding regions:
- the Atg1 gene encoding serine/threonine-protein kinase unc-51 isoform X3; its protein translation is MNIVGDYEYSSKDMLGHGAFAVVYKGRHRKKHFPVAIKCITKKGLIKTQNLLGKEIKILKELTELHHENVVALLDCKESQECVNLVMEYCNGGDLADYLAVKGTLSEDTVRLFLIQLAGAMKALYTKGIVHRDLKPQNILLSHNYGKTLPAPSKITLKIADFGFARFLNDGVMAATLCGSPMYMAPEVIMSLQYDAKADLWSLGTIVYQCLTGKAPFFAQTPNELKGYYEKNSNLAPKIPSGVSPDLRDLLLCLLRRNAKERISFESFFSHRFLQADVPPQLSLGTTPPTKTRSPLQQLQQPGESEAEAIIGQPNENAVSVVENAAICATITNVGVLCDSENNSVSSGSPDDSDDFVLVPKNLPEDQNVIEYEKKHSAACQAAQIPNQSSPPRPSSLPISEPKPVPAPSRRFSTNTGEIGAGINASPSGVSNVNSDKGQRTRSNNPNDAVVVSSPKQAIVGIGGQQFPRSQPISVQQRAEHRKTSVSSDINSISPPAVQFAIGTPPARRRSASGSSLSETPPPSAPCTWQVSPGAQTQSPLRRSGHSSPVLPSALAKLPTLGSPTLIVAPGSVGSVGSGSENNNQHHVLGPRAFTLPELGATGGLQSLLDTASSRANGGEGHQLHTFHAPELSEETLMDREHNETLSKLNFVLALTDCIQEVADSRCAPLSALMAVTATSNDQQTIPPHAPEHCKRAERLVLLVRALQLLSSGLNLASQQLRSGNLKPSSNVKNALLTMNSKYRSILFESKKLNGSGLLQKANAFNITADKILYDYALDMCQAAALDELLSNTKNCFERYNTAHILLHSLVQKCNHPQDKMLLNKYRDAVEKRLNILQQQGYIYVTDEN
- the Atg1 gene encoding serine/threonine-protein kinase unc-51 isoform X1, producing the protein MNIVGDYEYSSKDMLGHGAFAVVYKGRHRKKHFPVAIKCITKKGLIKTQNLLGKEIKILKELTELHHENVVALLDCKESQECVNLVMEYCNGGDLADYLAVKGTLSEDTVRLFLIQLAGAMKALYTKGIVHRDLKPQNILLSHNYGKTLPAPSKITLKIADFGFARFLNDGVMAATLCGSPMYMAPEVIMSLQYDAKADLWSLGTIVYQCLTGKAPFFAQTPNELKGYYEKNSNLAPKIPSGVSPDLRDLLLCLLRRNAKERISFESFFSHRFLQGKKITTSVSPTDVPPQLSLGTTPPTKTRSPLQQLQQPGESEAEAIIGQPNENAVSVVENAAICATITNVGVLCDSENNSVSSGSPDDSDDFVLVPKNLPEDQNVIEYEKKHSAACQAAQIPNQSSPPRPSSLPISEPKPVPAPSRRFSTNTGEIGAGINASPSGVSNVNSDKGQRTRSNNPNDAVVVSSPKQAIVGIGGQQFPRSQPISVQQRAEHRKTSVSSDINSISPPAVQFAIGTPPARRRSASGSSLSETPPPSAPCTWQVSPGAQTQSPLRRSGHSSPVLPSALAKLPTLGSPTLIVAPGSVGSVGSGSENNNQHHVLGPRAFTLPELGATGGLQSLLDTASSRANGGEGHQLHTFHAPELSEETLMDREHNETLSKLNFVLALTDCIQEVADSRCAPLSALMAVTATSNDQQTIPPHAPEHCKRAERLVLLVRALQLLSSGLNLASQQLRSGNLKPSSNVKNALLTMNSKYRSILFESKKLNGSGLLQKANAFNITADKILYDYALDMCQAAALDELLSNTKNCFERYNTAHILLHSLVQKCNHPQDKMLLNKYRDAVEKRLNILQQQGYIYVTDEN
- the Atg1 gene encoding serine/threonine-protein kinase unc-51 isoform X2, with the protein product MNIVGDYEYSSKDMLGHGAFAVVYKGRHRKKHFPVAIKCITKKGLIKTQNLLGKEIKILKELTELHHENVVALLDCKESQECVNLVMEYCNGGDLADYLAVKGTLSEDTVRLFLIQLAGAMKALYTKGIVHRDLKPQNILLSHNYGKTLPAPSKITLKIADFGFARFLNDGVMAATLCGSPMYMAPEVIMSLQYDAKADLWSLGTIVYQCLTGKAPFFAQTPNELKGYYEKNSNLAPKIPSGVSPDLRDLLLCLLRRNAKERISFESFFSHRFLQGKKITTSVSPTDVPPQLSLGTTPPTKTRSPLQQLQQPGESEAEAIIGQPNENAENAAICATITNVGVLCDSENNSVSSGSPDDSDDFVLVPKNLPEDQNVIEYEKKHSAACQAAQIPNQSSPPRPSSLPISEPKPVPAPSRRFSTNTGEIGAGINASPSGVSNVNSDKGQRTRSNNPNDAVVVSSPKQAIVGIGGQQFPRSQPISVQQRAEHRKTSVSSDINSISPPAVQFAIGTPPARRRSASGSSLSETPPPSAPCTWQVSPGAQTQSPLRRSGHSSPVLPSALAKLPTLGSPTLIVAPGSVGSVGSGSENNNQHHVLGPRAFTLPELGATGGLQSLLDTASSRANGGEGHQLHTFHAPELSEETLMDREHNETLSKLNFVLALTDCIQEVADSRCAPLSALMAVTATSNDQQTIPPHAPEHCKRAERLVLLVRALQLLSSGLNLASQQLRSGNLKPSSNVKNALLTMNSKYRSILFESKKLNGSGLLQKANAFNITADKILYDYALDMCQAAALDELLSNTKNCFERYNTAHILLHSLVQKCNHPQDKMLLNKYRDAVEKRLNILQQQGYIYVTDEN